The following are from one region of the Salvia hispanica cultivar TCC Black 2014 chromosome 1, UniMelb_Shisp_WGS_1.0, whole genome shotgun sequence genome:
- the LOC125202721 gene encoding exo-alpha-bergamotene synthase-like: MEKVIRRSANYVASIWDNEYIQSFASPYTGEKYVGEAEKLKDLVRILIHQTEQELDQLHLIDNVTRLGLSGHFKDQIAKMLDKIYEAQEWLEKDLHFTSLKFRLLRQHGYHVPQEVFSSLMDEEGRFKACLCEDVRGLVSLYEASYLSMEGESLMDLAKDFSLNHLTQMLDQITEPHLKEQVRHALEVPLHWRLQRLEARWFIQAYENTTEANLTLVELAKLDYNMLQATYQQELKRLSSWYNETGLPEKLGFVRHRLAESFYWALGFVPEHHLGYSREMSSKMTVMITIIDDIYDVYGTLEELELFTHTIERWDINSLDSLPEYMKICFLALFNFVNELAYHILRDQGFNVISNLRNLWAELCRTYYLEATWFHSGYVPTTNEYLNTAWISISGPVDLFYGYFTTNPINQKELKSLEQYPGIIRWPSTVLRLADDLGTSSDEMKRGDVPKSIQCYMKETGCSEEDARKHIMQLIDTALKRMNKEILMENPIKNFRDTAMNLGRISLCMYQHGDGYGLPHSETKKNLMSLVVQPFSMP; encoded by the exons ATGGAGAAGGTGATTAGGAGGTCAGCAAACTACGTAGCCAGTATCTGGGACAACGAATACATTCAGTCGTTTGCAAGTCCATACACG GGGGAGAAGTACGTTGGCGAAGCTGAGAAGCTGAAAGATCTGGTGAGAATACTGATCCACCAAACTGAACAAGAGCTCGACCAGCTGCACCTTATCGACAACGTGACGAGACTAGGCCTATCTGGCCACTTCAAGGACCAGATAGCTAAAATGTTGGACAAGATTTATGAGGCACAAGAATGGTTAGAAAAGGACTTGCATTTCACATCTCTCAAATTCAGACTTCTCAGACAGCATGGTTATCATGTTCCTCAAG AGGTTTTCTCTAGTTTGATGGATGAGGAAGGAAGATTCAAGGCATGTCTGTGTGAAGACGTGAGAGGGCTCGTATCTCTGTATGAAGCTTCGTATTTAAGCATGGAAGGGGAGAGCCTAATGGATTTAGCCAAAGATTTCTCACTGAATCATCTTACTCAAATGCTTGACCAAATCACAGAGCCGCATCTAAAGGAGCAAGTTAGGCATGCTTTGGAGGTTCCTCTGCACTGGAGATTGCAGAGGCTAGAAGCCAGGTGGTTCATACAAGCTTACGAGAATACAACCGAAGCAAACCTTACCCTGGTGGAGCTGGCTAAGTTGGACTATAACATGTTACAAGCAACATACCAGCAAGAGCTCAAGCGACTGTCAAG TTGGTATAACGAGACTGGTCTCCCGGAAAAGCTAGGATTTGTTAGGCACCGGTTGGCAGAGAGCTTCTACTGGGCTCTGGGATTCGTTCCAGAGCATCATCTTGGATATTCAAGGGAGATGTCGAGCAAGATGACTGTTATGATTACCATTATAGACGACATATACGACGTATATGGAACCTTGGAAGAACTTGAATTGTTCACTCACACAATCGAGAG GTGGGATATTAACTCACTGGACAGCCTTCCAGAATATATGAAGATTTGCTTCTTAGCTCTCTTCAATTTTGTGAATGAATTggcttatcatatactcagaGACCAAGGATTCAATGTTATCTCAAATCTGAGGAATCTG TGGGCAGAACTGTGTAGAACTTACTACTTAGAAGCAACATGGTTTCACAGTGGTTATGTTCCAACCACAAATGAGTACCTAAATACAGCTTGGATTTCCATTTCCGGTCCTGTAGATCTTTTTTATGGTTACTTCACCACAAATCCTATCAACCAGAAGGAATTGAAGAGCTTAGAACAATATCCCGGTATCATTCGCTGGCCATCCACAGTTCTTCGTCTGGCTGATGACTTGGGAACTTCATCT GATGAAATGAAACGAGGGGATGTTCCGAAGTCAATCCAGTGCTACATGAAGGAAACAGGATGCTCTGAGGAGGATGCTCGCAAACATATAATGCAGCTGATAGACACGGCACTGAAGCGAATGAACAAAGAGATATTGATGGAGAATCCCATAAAGAATTTCAGGGACACTGCCATGAATCTTGGACGGATCTCACTCTGCATGTATCAACATGGAGATGGCTATGGCCTTCCCCATTCCGAAACCAAGAAAAATTTGATGTCCCTTGTCGTTCAGCCCTTTTCGATGCCTTGA